The genome window ttcttctcgtcacgtcagacgaggagaagaacgcggtcttctcctcatctgcggcaTTCGGTGAAGACGTCGAAGGTTGCATACGTCTTCGCACGAGGAGAAGAAcgcggtcttctcctcatctgcggcaTTCGGCGAAGACGTCGAAGGTCGCAGACATCTCCGGCCTTCGGCGAAGAAGCTGAGCCGTTGCCTCTCtgttacctcctggatcgggatCGTTGAGGGAGGGTGGCGCTGGATCAGGAAGCGttgaggttctcccgattctccctcttctcccttgaTGCTTATTTTTCCCTTGCTGCAGCCAGGCTGATACCGGTCGGTAGCGGGCAGcgacgatcgaaatcgaccgttaccgacctgtttcgggtggtaacggtcgaaatatcGACCGTTGCCGCCTGATACAGCCCTGTATCATCTTATACGAGGCTAGATCAACGGTACCgcccgaaattaaaatccttggtgtAAAGGAAGCATCATATGCTACCACAAATTATGAACATGTGGCCTATGCAGCACATGCAACTTGCATTTGTGCATTATCACTGCTATTCACTTTGCTGCATTGCACATATTACCGAACCATATAAGCTTCACAGCCAGCTTTATGTATTGCATTTTGATAATGATTGTCTACATCTTATTCCATGGATGTATTTAAGTTTTTGTTATGTCAAACCATCATGACATTGATATGGACAGGCTTTTGCTGATGCTTACTCTGTGCTGGAAAATGAGTTACCCCACTTTTCTGGTAATTCTGTTCCAAGTTCAACCGGAAAATTCAGGCTACTTCAAAAGATCATTTCAAATATTGATTGCGTGGAGTAAAATTCTATCACGAGGattttttgattccttgaatggtATTGGTACTTCCAGCTTTATTATTGATGTCTATTGGGTCTAGTATTATTTTGGCCTGACTCTTATTCTTTGATTAGGCTGGTCATTTTGTTGACAAGTGAATCACCTACATATGGATCTTTTTTAGTTTCCAAGGTATGTTATATATCAGTATTAATATAATTTCTGCATAGTGATCTAACTCTGAATGAAATCCTCTTTTCTTGTTATGAAATGAGGCCTTGCTACGCTATATGCATTTTTCTCATGAATCAGCTCTGATATGGAGATCTGCTGATGTAACTGTCAACAAAGACCGCTTTAACCTTTGCTTCTTCTTGGTAGGTGTTGCTGCTCCTTGAACTAGAAGTCTGGGGTTGCTGATCTGATGTTCTGATGGCatcttaaatattgattttattgatTTCGTTGGAACATTTCATCATCACTTGCTTTATTGTTTCTTGGGACAACTGAAGAGAATATGTTCATTAGTGGCCCAGCATTCAGAGTGATTTTGGGTATATAGTCCATCGAGGAGCTGGCCTATGTAACTGTTCTGTGCCTAGAGAGCTCAAGTTACTGAGTATGCATGTGAATGTCTCTGTTCTTGTTTGTGCATTTGCTTTCATACGAGAGATTCTATTGCCACCTGACATTGGATTTTTATGCTAAAATGGTTTTACAACATATAGGAGTGCTAAAAGTGCTAATCCAAAGTCTTATGGCGTTTCCAAATCAAGAAAGTTCTTACGCCTGAAACTCTTCATCTGGACACCGAAGGTGAGAAACAGGATTTCACGACATAAGTTTTTTGTAAAGAAGTTATAATTTCTTGATACTAATCAAGGAATGCCATATCATGTACCGGACCCATACCAGTCACTGGCCAGACCAGTATGTCCAGTACTGGTCGGTACTAGTGTACCAACATAGTACACCGATATTTACCAGTGTTTCAAagatgaaggagaagaggaaggcacagtggaggaggaggaaggaggaagaaaaaggaagaggaaggaagaagatgaggtggtggaggaggtggaggaaggaAGAAGTGGAAGTGGTggaggagagagaaggaagaagaggaagcggtgtaagaggaggaagaagaggagggagtgtACCAGGAGGTAGGTGGTGGTGGCAAATAGTATGAGCAGCAACATCGAACAGCAGCAACGGTGGCATCAGTTCCACATGCCCCATGAGAAGAGGGCTCGTGTTCACGAGCCCCAATtggtgtttttctttttatttgttttatgtTGAGTTGGACCGGACCGGTACATGCCACTCGTTTTGTACCAGTCCAGGTGAAATGGACTTCCTTGATACTAATAGCAAGTGTTGGCGAAAGACTTGTTATCTCCTTTTTTTCTGTCAAATGGTATTAGTGTACATTAtgatttgttgttgttgctgttgtgatAATAACAATATAATTGCACAACCTCTTGTGTCATTTTCCAAAAAACTTTTGTTAGTTAGTATGATGTAATTCACCTTGGACATTTGATAATACTTCCCAACAATTTGCATAAGTTTGTAGTGATCATACCTGTTACTTTTGCCTTCTGAATTATTTATTTCTGCCATTTTTTCTAGTACTAGACGTGTGTCATAGTTAGGAACAAGTTTCATTTGCTTTTTCTTCAATGTCGAATGATCGGAGCATTGTTGGGTGGAGTTATGGAATTAGATTCAACAAGTACATGGGATTGTAGTTAATTGCATTATTGTACTACAAGAAAATATAAACTGGGTAAATGATCATTTTCTGGTTTACTTAAACCAGCACAAATGGAAAAGAACACTAAATGATGAGTTTCTATGATTGAAGGGATTAGTTGGTTGTCGAGCTGTGCTTAAGTGGTCGTTATCTCAATTTCATGTTTAATTGTTTTCCGGAAggggattttttttcttttgtagttcTATATTTTCTCTCATTGTTTGCAGATTCTACTCTTGTTTATTGTGGAATGCTTCTTGTCTAGGACATTTTACAATCAATTGTATAAACTTTATTGTGTGAATTGAGATTTCAGAAATGGTGTGTTTCATAGTAATTTCTTCCTTTTTGGATGTTTTGTCATATCCATGCATGTCTTGTGTACATTGATAAAAGGATTATGCACTAGATTTAGTTCACGGCAAATTATGCACTAGATTTATTCATGGCAACAGCATAATCTGACATATTGTTTTCTTATAGTAGTCATCATTTATATACATTTTAAGGTTTCGATGTTTCAAACATACATACAGTTCCAACAAGGGAGTGATTCATGAATCTAGGATCGCACCTCTGTTATGCATGAAGGCTTTGTGAATTCTAAATTGACCCAATTTTTTTGGCTTGAATCAGGCAGCTTTTGCTCTAATTGGACCGCTAACCAGTCCAAGTCTATAAATTGCCTTCGGTGCTTTATTACAAGTTTTGATTAAGCTTCAACAAGTTTTGATATTTTGAGGCCATAAGCCCCCAACACTACACGGAGATTCATTTCATTGCTCCTTTCTGCTCCTCGTTGGGCCTGGCCATGTAAAGAGGAGAAGGGACATCCCACCCAATTATTTCTGGGTGGGCTTCGTTACTTCTTTCCAAGCCTTGTCATTGCTTGTTGCACCCAAGAAGGAAAAGCTATGCTGGGTAagtattttatttgtttcttttttgtgTTGACACTTCTGTTTaccatcattttttaattttcttttccagTGGCACAACGATCGAACCGGCTAGCATGGCAAGGAATGCATAATTTTACGGGCAATTAACATTCTTAGTGCTGCTAGAACCTAATTCCATTATTCTACATATTTAAGCACTTGGAAAGAATCACCATACTGTAATGTAGATTCAGACTTCCAGCTAGACATGTTCTTGTAATTTGTTGTACAACCTTTTGGTTAGGAGATTTTACTGGAGAGTATCTCTTCTACTAGATGGATAAGTTTTGGACAATGTGTTTACCATCTTGAAATTGTTGATGTTGAGCTCCAATTTTCTCTAAATGAATTGATGCTTGTCATTAACTACTACACCCTTGCTTTCAGATGGGTGCTGAGGTTGATTCATAGAAAATTTAAGCTGGATTTGATTTGTGCTTTGCTTCTGGATAGGTTCATACAGCTGAATGTCGGAGAAACCAGGGGGTGTCTGGTTGCAGTCTTGAAAAGCATAACTGGACGTGGAACTGTTATGAGTCCAAGAGTACCTCCATCTTCAACAATTTAATATGGAGAAGGGTGGGACTTTTAAGGGCTTAAGGCATGGCAGGCTTCTCTCTGTATTATAAATATTTCGTAATCTGGTTCGACTCAGTAAAAATGATCTTTTGGAAGGTGTTATAATTTCAATGGTAGATACAATGATGAGAATGCTCACTGAGGGTGAAAAGCCAAGAACGCACAAGGACGAAGCAAAAAAGCCATTTTGTGCATCTTATCCTGTATTATGCTGAAACATGTTCCTCCATGCTTTCCAGGTAATCTTCCTCACTGTCTGGTAACAAGATATGATGTATATAGCAGTTAGTTTAGGATGTCCATCCAAACACCAGAACTTGCAATTTGTCTTTAGTGTGACTCTATGTTAATATTGTTTTACATTTTTATCTTGTAACATGTTAAGGATCTCCCAGGTTAGAAGTTTGGATGGACGCACCGCAATTTTGGTTCAGAGACACCAGTCCCATACTCGTTTGAAGTTTAAGCAATTTCAGATTGGCATTATTAGGTCAATGTTGAAGTTGTAGTTTGATTATTGTCATTTGTATTTAATATGGTTCCTAATGGATTGTGTATCTTAATGGATTGTGTATCTTTTTATATGTTTAAATATTTGCCTCACTGTTAACCATCTTATGGGTTATTGTACcttcattcccaattatcagatATATTTGATATCTATCTGCATCAGATAATTCCTTGGGAGTAGTTGATTACAATTACAAGTGTGTTATTATATGATACTAGTAGCCTACAAGTAGTTGATTACATGTGTTACCCAAATTGTTGGTTACAAGTGTTATCTAATGATTCTAGAAGCTTACACATTCAGTATATTTGTCATTATAGATTTTAGTAAAAGGTAAGGATAATTGATTTTTAGTATTAGTTTGTTCGTAACATGTTTTAAATGGTATTATCATAATCTGGACCTTTCTTATGATAGGTAATGAAATCAATTGCAGTGACATATATGTAAGTTTTTGAGTCTGTAGGATTTAAatggaaaatatgttagaattaagtTAACATGATTACATGCAGGGATCATTGATTGTTGATGGATTTATGTGCAATTTTGTTCCAAAAAGCTCCTTCTAAATATGTGGATGGATCAGTGGCCTGTGATTGAAAAATTGTTTCGTATACAGTAATTTACAAAGTGTTTGTACTTCTGCAGTACTTGAATTGCTTATTTCGTGACTAGCAGAATttctaataaaattttgatttaggTCGGTTTAGCATCTGCCTTTTTTCCATTCTTTGCAATAGCCTAAAAGATTTTTATGCTTTCGTCATAATTGGATTGGTTTTCATTTGTATCTTCCAAATGAGAAATAGGTGAAGTGATGCAGTAGACAAGGCTGAATCAACAGCGTGAGATGTATAATAGAGGCGAGATACAGATTTCGTCCATAAAGGTATGATCTCGGTCATTCTTCTTAAACTCTTCAATTGTTTTGGTTGGTCGGCAAACTCTAATGTTACCTTTGTTCGAAGCCTGTTACTGTCCTGTAGCGATGACTCCAAGCATGGTAGAATTGTGTAAAGTCTTCACTCATAGTAAAGATCCACTGCAGTCGTACAGGTGCTGATGACTTACACACGAGAAGCTATACTTACAGGGTCAAGCATCGTAGGACTTTATATAAGTGCACTGTTGGAGTTGGAAGCCATCCATGGGCGAAGCATCAGTAGGGAACGGGCATGGCGCAGCGACCGCCCCCTGATCTGCGAGCGAAGCACAAGCTGCCGGAGTCACACCGCTCGAAACCCCTGCGACATCAGCGCAGTACCATGGCGTCTTCATCGACTTCGCCAGCTGAACCGTGACGTTGGAGACGCAGATGCCGGTGAAGGGCGCGCTGGGGATGCCCTCCAGCCTCGCCGCCATGGTGACGTTGTAAGCCACCACCTCGCTGTAGCTGATCCCGTCCACCACCGGGATGGCGTTGGGGTCGTACTTGTCGTCGGGGTGCGACTTGTAGCTCCCCGTCATCCAGAAGACCCACTTCATGGTGTTCAGATTCATCCTCCGCACGAAGACGTCCTTCACGTAGGCGCCTCTGCCCACCGCCGTCTTGATCCGGATGCCCGACTCCGAGTTCAGCGCGGTGATGTCCTCCGCCCTCACGTCTCGGATCCCGCCGGACATCTCGCTCCCTAGGGCGATCACGGCGCTGGTCGGCGACACGCAGGTGAGCCTTCTGATGACGATGTGCTGGCTCGGCATCCCGTAGGAGATGCCGTACTCGTCCCACCCGCTCTTGATCGCCACGCAGTCGTCGCCGGACACTATGTAGCAGTCCTCGATCCGGACGTTGTAGCAGGAGTCTGTCAGATCAAGAAGAAGAACCTGAGCAACTCATGTATCCCTAATCACACACTACACGGAACAGCATGAGCACCTGGGTTGATTCCGTCGGTGTTGGGGGAATGAACCGGTGCAAGAATGGTGATCCCGGAAACGACGATGTTACTGCACAACCCAACCGATGCGGTGAGGAAACAGAGAACGACGGAAGACTCGAGTACAAGAAATGGAAGTAGACCTGCTGTAGACCGGATGGATGTTCCATGCAGGGGAATTGAGCAAGGTGAGGTTGGAGATGAAGATCTGGTTGGAGTGCATCAGCTCGATGAGGTATCCTCGAGTGTACTTGAGCTTGTTGCTGTGGAACTGCGACCACCACGAGGCGCCCTGCCCATCGATCGTTCCATTGTCCCCTGACATGAAATGAAATCTCAGTCTCAGAACAGTGACTTACTTcacggaaagggaagaagctgcaAACAGGTACCTGTGATGATCACATCGGTGAGGTTTGATCCACCGATAAGACTGCTGTATCTTCCACCAGGCCCATCCCTTCCTCTCCCGTAAGAGGGCAAGGGATCAATGATTGGCCATTCTTTTATATCCTGTTGCAGCATATATCCAAACTAAATGTGTTAGTCTTGCCTGCTTGCAGATACTTTCTGCAGTTTGACTCCGTGCGTCAACGATAAAGGCTGACGATGTTTTACCATACAAAGGTATGTCATCACATCTCTGCAATGTATCAATTACGAGGAGGAGGAGTGGGCGGGGAGATTACCTGGGTGGCGAGGATGACGGCATCGCGGTggaggaagagggtgaaggagctgGTGAGGTTGAAGGGCCCGGTGAGCCACCGACCGGCGGGGACGAAGAGCATCCCGCCGCCGTCGGAGGCGAACTGGCTGAGGTGCGAAACCGCAGCCTGGAACGCCGCCGTGTTGGAGGTGGCGCCGTCGCCGACTCCGCCGAAGTCCGACAGGGACGCCGTGTGGGCCCGGCAAGCGGCGGCCGAGTACTTGAACTGCTCCACCCCTCCGCCTTTGCCGTCGTCGCTGCCACCGGGTAACTGGCGCTTTCTTCTGATGCATTCCGCCGGTCCGATGAACGCCGCCGCCACCAGCAGCCACGTCGCTAGAATCTGGCAGCGAAAAGACGATGAATGGTTAGGGAAGAATCAACATTTACAACGGAGCTAAATCTCTGATCCTTTTCACTGTTCCTCGCAGGATCGACACGTAAAAGACGGTTCTTTTGCGATGAAGAAGCGATCTTTGAGGTGGAACTCCAGGAAAAGAGGTGGAGCAAGAACGCAATCCGCAGCGTCATCCTCTCGTTTGCATGCTTCAACATCGATTGATAAGATGAACGGATCAATCCGAGATCAGAGGCTACGAGTTAAAGTTTCGGTTTTTCCGTGTCCTCGAAGGTAAAAAAAATGATTCCTTTTCCTTTAGGAGGAACTCAAGAAAGGGATGACAAGAACGCAATGCGTCAAGTCGCTCTCTTGCTTTGGCAAAAAAGATCACTCTTTTATCGACATTTGAAGAAAAAGGATGCATAGAAGTAAAAAATGAAGCTTTTTTTGGAGAATCAGAAAAAGGGCGAAGAAGGGAATGATAACAAAGAAGAAGCAGAGGAGAAGGAAATGGTCCATACTCTGCTTCCGTTCAACctaaaacaagaagaagaaggaggaggaggaggccatgAGAGAACAGAGACGGTAACGGTGATACCAGTGGGAGTGAGATGCTGCTGCGCCCTTGCAACTCCATCGTCGATGTCCCTCAGCGACCGGACTTGCGACGAAGACGAGGGGGAGGGCGGGCAAATGGAGTCCATTTATAGGGGCTTCTCTCGTACACCATCATATCCCTTCGGCGTATAAGGTGTGTCCATTGGCGTCACATCAGAGACGTATCTACCTCAACACGATGTGGCATTGATACCGATATTGGATCTCGATTTAGACCTTTTAACCGGATAGAATGTAAGATGGAGATCTATGAGATGAAATCGAAACATAACATCAAGAATTAATCTTTTCATATATTATACAGATATATCATCAAACATTTTCATTGTAATCACATAGCTTTAGTGATGCATTTTTTGTGTAATGATACATCGAGTTGTAATGGTCTTCCGAGGAATCAGTACATGCGAGATAAACATCAagacgaaagagagagagagagagaaagggcgaCACATCAAACAGTGTTTGTTGACGTTACCTGATTCCAGAAGACGCAGCAGGAGGCAACAATTAAGGCCCGTGATCGTTGCTTCGTCGGCATGCGCGCCCGTGCTCCGCCCCGATCACGGGCGGAGAGGCCGGTGCGGTGACCCACCACAAATCCTCACGTGAACGTGAAAGTAACGAGAAGACGGAGCAGCAGAGCAGGAGTCAAAGCGTCGTGCTGACACATCGCGACTGCAGAGCTCCGaacatttttgtttttgttttgggaTAGTTGATGTTTtcatgtttgtttgtttgtttttatttatCAAGAACAcaattttctttaaatttttagaaatattCATATAACGGGTGTGACCCTTTTATATTGATCGTGCTGGTGTCAGCACGACATTAGTTTGATCTAGGTCTTGATTTAAGTTGGACCGTTTAAAACGAATCTAATCGAGTCGAGTTTGGGTTGAATCAAAAACCAAAGGGAGACGCCTAAGCGAAGATTACATCGATGTGGTATAACCTTATGATAGACAATGGTGATGAGTGATCCTCTTTTCTTCGATGATAAACGGTAGTAGCATCCTAACCTTTTCTGTGGTAACATTCTTCCTTTAACGACGATGACATTCTTATCTCTTTAGTGACAACGGTTAGTGTAATCATATTCTTTTTATGACGACATCCTTTGGTCCTCTCGATAGCCAACTACGACAACATCCTCTGTAGCTTCATTAGCGACATCATCTCCTCTCAGCAATGTCAC of Musa acuminata AAA Group cultivar baxijiao chromosome BXJ2-3, Cavendish_Baxijiao_AAA, whole genome shotgun sequence contains these proteins:
- the LOC103979506 gene encoding probable polygalacturonase, which gives rise to MELQGRSSISLPLILATWLLVAAAFIGPAECIRRKRQLPGGSDDGKGGGVEQFKYSAAACRAHTASLSDFGGVGDGATSNTAAFQAAVSHLSQFASDGGGMLFVPAGRWLTGPFNLTSSFTLFLHRDAVILATQDIKEWPIIDPLPSYGRGRDGPGGRYSSLIGGSNLTDVIITGDNGTIDGQGASWWSQFHSNKLKYTRGYLIELMHSNQIFISNLTLLNSPAWNIHPVYSSNIVVSGITILAPVHSPNTDGINPDSCYNVRIEDCYIVSGDDCVAIKSGWDEYGISYGMPSQHIVIRRLTCVSPTSAVIALGSEMSGGIRDVRAEDITALNSESGIRIKTAVGRGAYVKDVFVRRMNLNTMKWVFWMTGSYKSHPDDKYDPNAIPVVDGISYSEVVAYNVTMAARLEGIPSAPFTGICVSNVTVQLAKSMKTPWYCADVAGVSSGVTPAACASLADQGAVAAPCPFPTDASPMDGFQLQQCTYIKSYDA